Genomic segment of Eupeodes corollae chromosome 2, idEupCoro1.1, whole genome shotgun sequence:
gcaattgtacaaaaattgttcggtaaagtgatcaatccgttggtactcTCGAttagtattttgccatcaccaatttctaaaattgttttgataactcatgggcagttgcatcattaCGTACataggtgaatacgcatataAATGTTCAGTGCCActtttcgtacatatctccaaagaagTGATGACTTCAAAAATGCGTTTATTTCATCTGTAGGAGTTAATCGAGGAATGACCGACAATTTTTGACGAAAGTCCtctgacagcaatatcagagcaccactAAAACAGCTGTTGATCACCCCGTAAGTCTTGCATTGCTCGATTAAATGcttcccataaaataattgacgttaatcgcagaacttttgacatagcagaatttctcgaaatattgcataTTGTagtttcaatcacccgtacatttaatggcaattttaatgcagagtgtgcggtccgacaaacttctaataatgtagcagcgaTTCCCgatgatgcaagtgccaatcaaattttctgttccgatcgaatagttGCTAAAATaaatgatacaacgaaagttttgcctgtaccaccaagtgcatttaagaaatataatcGACCTGTATTATTGAAAACAGCTTGCATGATTGTGGCATACatgtttttgttcaatatgtttttgttatattcgattgtaaaaataaaagtaaatcattagaattgaacttctgctcacgttgcaattcacgatcaagaaatcatgtatctcacgatttggtgcgGTCAGACCCAATTGTtctaatgctttatttacaatcgttagacacatatcttcaattattattacagcttcgttgtacatttccaaggtaaagtattagtacaaattgtttgtatttatatgttttcaagatttttttttaaatattctcttCGTACAAACCTTCTTtagacttccacgaataattcaagaccaaaattaaccaaatcggtaaaggcattgttgagttataagaTTACagcgaaaagtggcattgatttttatatatatagattattgtacaaaagtttgcctaaaaaatgctgttattcaaaggtttgattaaaagtaactcaaaatatataaatcatagaaatgtaattttagtttcatttgaaagatatttttgacacctatTTGATACCTATTTGATTTTCCTAGCTTTtctatatccaaagatattagcatttatgtcgaaaaagtgctgatttttaatggttggacatttcgaacttcaatctcaaatatctcggatctcccatgagttatcgacaaaatatttttgcagatatatccggcttagaacaacctttaatttgatgccaaattcattggtgtacactccgggccggatgtcccttataaaatgagcaatcccctttattatttaagtatgttttattaaataaaatacaaatgtttatgcatattttaataacttaaaataatgaaGGAATTTGTCGTTTTTGTATAACTTCTCTGTAATACCCAGCAGATTTTTTAGCAGTTCGTTCTCTATTTGGACTTGACATATTCACAGCATAAAGACCAAATTTCtctctgaaaaaataaatattaataaaatatattagacttttttacaattcaataaaaaataaagaaatcactAACGTATAGCCTCTTAGCCATTCAAAGTTATCAATCAAACTCCAAGTTGTATATCCTCTCACATTGCAGCCATCATTGATTGCATTTAGGACGGCTTGTAAATGACTCTGTAATTGgttcaatatttaaacattgtcacaatatataaaatcatgtattttaagaaattctaataATGAATAACGAtgagaaagttttttttgaaatcttaccTTTAAGTAACGAATTCTATCATCATCAATTAGTCCTGTTCCGTCATCAGACCAGCCATTTTCTGTGATTATTACTTCCACATTATCATATTCATCTCGAATGAACCTTAAAGAAATACagttaacaaaaagttaaacaatTGTATTAATAAGTGTGTTCCTCAAACAATCCATATTGACCTACTTCAAAATTCCTTCAAGTCCTTCTGGAACACAATAAAGCCAATCGGATGCAGCTCTCAACCACTTAGGATCAATAGAAGCATCACAATTAAAGTCACGTTCCCACGATGGACTCACACCATTTGGTTTTGAAGCTGGTTTAATATATCTCGAGGAATAATAATTCAATCCTAAGAAGTCAGCTGACCCCTTTACAATGTCTCTCCATTTGCCCTTAAAGCTTGGCAAACGTGACCTTATGCGTCCTTCCTTTTGACTATTGGCTCCGATATCCATGATCATGACGTCAGGATATCCACCAGTCTTACTAAAGATTGGATGGGCTAAGAGCCCtaactaaattataaaaaaaataattcataataaatatgtatttccTTGGAAGTCAAAAATACTTACATTATATTGCATGGCTCGATCAATGACATCTTCGtcgttggtttttgaaaaaaagtacctACTATCCAGAGTTATTCCTACTTTGCCGCCCTGAGTTTTAGCAAATCGGGATTGATATGATCGATAGGCAGCAGCATGAGCTTTTAATGTATTATCAATACAAAGATAATCAGCTACACCAGGAGCATAGACTTGAGGTGGATAGGTAGCATCTCCATAACCATTATGACAATAATCGTAGGGTTCATTGAATGTTATCCAGGTTTTCACCTTAAGGaatatgaaaaattcaaattaatttcaccaAATTATTAACACGTCATGTATGTAAATATGCGAAGAATTCGTTTAATGGGTTTTTGGGAAAGTCTAGATACACTGTCATATCTTTTAAGCCCGTAAATATAGCGTACCAAGCTGTATTGTCAAGATCTTCATTCAGACAGCTTACACCGTGTTCTATAAGTCCTACATGTGgactcaattattttttttacaattaatgaTAATTCAATTACATAAATTGAGGATAACAAAGGTCCCAAAATCGAGTTGGAACAAATCGTTCTTCAATTGAACTGCTTGCACTCGATCTGTTAAGTAGGAACGCAGGAGTTTTACAGCTCAGAACGAGAAAGAAATTGTCGCATAAAACTTATACAACTAAGACCTTGCAGAAAACTAGATTGTTTAGGTGTCAGTAAGT
This window contains:
- the LOC129945648 gene encoding myrosinase 1-like: MIKLWSTFFVVTLLTCFVANNVAEQCSLSAKGSPNFPANFSFGVATAAYQIEGGWNADGKGPSIWDDFTHSDPEKIRDKSNGDIAADSYHRFEQDLQALKELKVNHYRFSIAWSRIYPTGDISSRNQKAIDYYNHVIDKLIANGIKPMVTMFHYDLPSEIQKIGGFTNSLLINQFVVYAIELFENYGDRVKTWITFNEPYDYCHNGYGDATYPPQVYAPGVADYLCIDNTLKAHAAAYRSYQSRFAKTQGGKVGITLDSRYFFSKTNDEDVIDRAMQYNLGLLAHPIFSKTGGYPDVMIMDIGANSQKEGRIRSRLPSFKGKWRDIVKGSADFLGLNYYSSRYIKPASKPNGVSPSWERDFNCDASIDPKWLRAASDWLYCVPEGLEGILKFIRDEYDNVEVIITENGWSDDGTGLIDDDRIRYLKSHLQAVLNAINDGCNVRGYTTWSLIDNFEWLRGYTEKFGLYAVNMSSPNRERTAKKSAGYYREVIQKRQIPSLF